The region TTCAGGGAAATTTTAAGACTTCCCAAGAACGTCGGCGAGACGCTTATAAACATGAATGAGCTGGGCGCACTTCAGCTCATACTGCCGGAGTTCGGCGACCTTATAGGGTTTTTCCAGGCAGGAGTATATCATAACTATACGGCTGACGAGCATACCTTAATTGCAATCAGCAACGTGGAAAGCCTCTTTGGGCAGGAAAGTGAGCTGGGAAGGATCTATACCAGCCTCAAGGAAAAAGAAATTTTATATCTTGCAATACTCCTGCACGATATTGCAAAGCCCGTCAGCGTCTCAGGCCATGAGATCATTGGCGCCGAAATCGCCTCATCGGTTATGTACCGCCTTGGCTATGATGAAAAGGAAGCCGAACAGGTAAGCTTCCTGGTTGAAAACCACCTCGTAATGGAACAGATAGCTTTCAGGCGTAACCTGAACGACCCGGTGACGCTGAATAACTTTACGGCAAAGTTTTCTTCTCTGATGGATCTGGACCTTTTGTATCTTATTACGTATGCCGACTTGTCGGCCGTAAATCCTGTGGTCTGGACAGAATGGAAAAGCGACCTTCTGGCCGAGCTTTACCGCAAGGCCAAGGCCATGCTGGTTGAGCAGCTTACGGGCGAGGAGCTTTTGTTCTCAAGCACAATCAGCTTCCCGCAGGCCGAGGCCGACCCGACGATGCAGAAGCATATAGAATCAATTGACGACATAGGCTACATTCAGCACTTTTCAGAAGAGGAGATATTAAGCCACCTTAAAGAGATCAGCAAGGGCTTAAGCCTTTCTGTTTTCTTCAAGCAGGTTAACGTTTTTACAAATATTACGATAATAGCAAAGGATTCACCGTCACTGCTTTCAAGGCTTTGCGGCGTGCTTTCAATTAACGACCTGAATATACACGACGCAAGGATATTTACGCGCAAAGACGGAATAGTTATAGACAGTTTTAATGTGACGGATTTCAGGACCCATAAGCTGGTTGAAGCCGAAAGGTATGAGAAAATTGAAAGCGACTTAAAAGCGGTTATTGAGGGAAGCTTCCAGCTGGTGCAGGAGTTCAAGCGCATGAAATCCAAGTGGTGGCGTATAGAAAACAAATTCTTCAAGCGTTCTGGCAAGGTTAAAATTGCATTTGAAGAGCACGATAAATTTACAATTATTGACGTATTCTCACCCGACCGCCTGGGGCTGCTTTATCAGATCACAAGAAAACTTTCCGAACTGGGTTTGTCAATCTACTTCGCTAAAATTTCCACCAAGGCAGATGATGTGGTGGATTCCTTCTACCTTTTGGACCGCAACGGAAAGAAGGTGTCTCAGAACGATTATGAATTTATTAAGGCTGAGCTGACCTCTGCCATAGAACAGATGTTATAAGAATTATAGGATCAAGTAAAGTGAATTTCATGGAAAAAGAAAAGCCGATAGGTGTATTTGATTCAGGTATCGGCGGACTGACGGTTGTAAAAAGAATTTCTTCAATTTTACCCACAGAAAACATAGTTTATTTCGGGGATACTGCCCGCGTGCCCTACGGCTCAAAATCCAATGCAACCGTAGTGGATTATTCTCTGCAGGATGCGGGATTCCTTATGAGCAAAAACGTCAAGGTTATTGTTGTTGCCTGCAATACGGCCTCATCAGTTGCTCTGGATGAGCTGAGAAAATATTTTAATGTGCCGGTTATAGGCATGATTGAGCCCGGTGCCTCATTTGCGCTGAAAAATACAGTAAGCGGGAAAATTGGCGTTATCGGTACAAACACCACGATAAATAACCAGGCGTATTCAAAAGCAATACACCGCCTGAATCCTGAGGTTGAGGTCTTCGAAAAGGCATGCCCCCTGTTTGTACCTCTGGCAGAAGAAGGGTGGATAGAGCACAAGGCAACTTACCTTATTGCAGAAGAGTACTTAAAGGAATTAAAAGAGGCTGGGATAGACACCCTCGTGCTCGGCTGTACGCACTACCCGATCCTTTACAAGGTGATACAGGAAGTTATGGGACCTGACGTAAAACTTATAGATTCAGGTATTGCAGCAGCAGCGGTAGTAAAAAGCGAGCTGGAAAGGATTGGCTTCTGTACAAACTCATATTCCAACGGTCTTCAGGACTTTTATGTCAGCGATATACCGCAGAAATTTAAGGAGATAGCGGAACTTTTTATGGGGCGGGAGCTTCAGTATATAAAGAGAATAGATCCTGAAAGCCTGGCTATGGTAAAGCCAGAATTGAAATAGAAAGCTTTATAGGTGCCAGGAACACTTCCTGGCACCTTTCTTTCATTACTTTTTAATTTTTCATTTTTAATTTTTAATTGACTTTCGCCATCAGTATGCCCGAGAGACTTTTGGCGTCTACCAGTTCACCGTTTTTAATTTTATCCTCAATTTCCTCTTTTGTAAGCTCAAGCACTTCCATGCCGTGTTCACCTTCCTCGCGGTTGTGATTGCCGGGGGTAAGTCCCTTTGCAAGGTATATGTGAAGCACTTCGGTACAGAAGCCGGGAGTTGTATAGATGGCGCCGAGCTTTGTTATTTCCTCAGCCTTGTAGCCTGTTTCCTCCTCGAGCTCGCGTACGGCGCATTTCATGGGGTCTTCGCCCACCTCAAGTTTTCCTGCCGGAAGTTCAAGAAGAACCTTCTGAAGAGGGTAGCGGAACTGCTTTACAAAAACTATTTTGCCGTCATTTTTTATTGGAACCACAACAGCTCCTCCCGGATGGATTGCTATTTCGCGGACTCCGGGGTTGCCGCTATTGTACTCTATCTGATCTACCTGAAGGTCAAATACTTTGCCTCTGAATAAAGTTTCGCTTTTAATTACTTTGAAATTTTTCATTAAATGTCCTTGTTTAAAAATAAAGAGCAGGATAAAAGTTAAATAATATTAACAGTGTATCCTGCCCAAACGGATTACTCTAAATTTTAACTTAAGTTTTATACAAATCTTCTCTCATAGTACGGGATGAGTTCGCTGCCTAAAAATTTCAGCACGGCAGTTATTACACCCAGGTCATCCAGATACCCGATTAAAGGGGCCAGATCCGGGATGGCGTCAATAGGAGAAATAAAGTATATAAGTGCTCCCACTACGATCGCCTTGCGGTGCCATGATACGTACGGGTCGCGCATATATCTGAACAGTGCTTTAATATCCCTGGTAAATGAGATTCTTTTTCCCACTTTCTCCAGTTTTGTCCACAGCTCTTCACTTACGAATTCTTCTCCCTTGCGGTATTCCTCTTCGCTGGTGTAGGGGCGTTCCAGTTCATCCAGATCCGGGCGGTAGTCACTCATATTCCTTGCCTCTTATAATGTTTATTAAACCAGTCAAAAACCGTATTCCACCATAAACGGGCATTCTGGGGTCTTACAACAAAGTGAGTTTCCTCGGGGAAATAGAGGAATTTGCTTTCAACCCCTTTTCTCTGCAGAGAAGTAAAATTCTGGAAAGCCTGTTCTTCAGGCACGCGGAAATCCATACCTCCCTGCACAATGAGCATCGGGGTTTTGAAATTCTCCACGTACTCATGAGGGGAAAACTTTCTGTAAAGGGGTCTGTTTGTCCACGGTTTGCCCTTGTTCTCCCACTCGGGGAACCAGAGTTCCTCTGTAGTGCCGTACATGCTTTCAAGATTAAACACCCCGTCGTGGCATACCAGTGCGTTAAAGCGGTCCGTGTGGCCTTCAATCCAGTTGATCATGTATCCGCCGTATGATGCACCGGCTGCGAAGGTATTTTTCCTGTCAATAAAGTTGTATTTACTAATAACATAATCATAGGCATTCATTAAATCAACATAAGGCTTGCCGCCCCAGTCGCCTGAGATTTCATCTGTAAACTTCTGCCCGTATCCTGTTGAGCCTCTCGGGTTCGGAGCAACAACCACGTAGCCCTGGGCAGCGAACATCTGAAGGTTCCATCTGTAGTGGAAGTCATCTTCCCAGTGCCCCTGCGGTCCGCCGTGAATTAAGAACATTAAAGGATACTTCTTGTTGGGATCGAAAAACGGGGGCTTAACCAGAATAGACTGAACCTTTGCACCTGCGGCGCCTTTGCTCCAGAAGGTTTCAATAGGATTCATCTCGAGACGGCTTAAGAGTTCGGTGTTTGAGGAGGTGAGCTGCTTAACACTTGAGCCGTCTGAGTTCATTGAAAAAATTTCTGTGGGGAGGTTCGTTCTCATCTGGCTGAAATAAACAGTTTTGCCGTCGGGAGAAATTCCGAAGAGGTTATTTATATGATCTTTCAAGAGTATGTCAATTTTGCCGGTTGCAACATCCAGCCTGTAAATTGAGTTATAAACCTCGTTTGCACAATCAAAATAAATTGCTTTTGAATCGGGTGACCAGGTTATGTCGCCAACGGAACGGTCGAAGCCTTTGGTCAAATCCTTTGTTGATCCGGTCTTCCTGTCGTAGAGCATAAGGCGCTGGCGGTCTGCCTCAAAGCCAGCCCGTTCCATGGAGCAGTAGGCAATGTACTTTCCGTCAGGGGAGTAGACGGGGCTGTTGTCGTTGCCGCGGCTGATGGAAATTTTTGTATAAGGTGTTTTCCCATCCTTATTTGCGTCTTTAAGCTTAACTATAAAAATATCATTGTTTGTGCTTACGGCTAAAGTTTCAGCTTCGTTCATTGTGAATGCAATTTCCTGTCCGTCAGGCGAGAAGCTGTAGTCGTTTGAGCCTCCTAAGGCAATAGGCGGCACGTCAGCTTTGCTGTTTAGTGTCAGGTCGGTATATTCCTTTTTATCTTTATCCATTAAGAACAGGTGGCTTCTTTTGTCGCCTCTCCAGTTGTCCCAATGCCTGTACATGAGTTCAGTAAAAATGGAAGCCTTAACCTTGCTTTTATCTTTTTCCTCGTCTTTCTGCTTATTGCACTCCTGAGTGGTGCACTCCGGGTAAACAGAAGAAACGAATGCAATTTTACTGCCGTCATTAGAGATAACTTCTCCGCCGGCCGCAGAGTATATATCTGTCAGTTCCTTATCGCCTGAGCCGTCAAGGCTGCATTCGTGGAGCTGTCCTCCGACAGAATAAACAATTCCTTTCCCGTCGGGAAGGAAGCGGGGCTCGGTTTCATTTTTATCTGAATTTTTAAGAACTCTTAAATTTGAACCGTCGCTGTTAACGATCCAGATATCCGCATTGCCCTTGTTTTCATCCATGCTGTAGGATGTAAGTACAAATGCAATTGTCTTCCCGTCTGCAGAGATTACGGGGGAGGTGACTCTTTTCATTGCCCACAGGTCGTCGACCGTAAGGGCATGCTTCTGCTGCGGGTATATTACTGATGCAGCCGTTAAAAACATTGCAGCAGCAAAAAGAAATTTTTTCATTAATGCCTCAAGATGATTAAATTAATTAAAGGTAAAAATATATAACTGGTGCCTCAAAAGTCAACATATTATTAAGCTCTGTAAAAGGGTGTGGAGAAGCGTGAGGGGTTAAGGACGTAAGCTGCAGTAAAAGCTTCATTGCATGAAAGTTCAGCAATAGAGAGCTCGCTTTTACATTTCATCTGATTGTTCTCAAAGCTCACGGTTTCAAAGAAAAGGGCACTATTTTATCTCTTTTAGTGGTTTGATATTAGCGGCCTTTTTTATTAGTTTTAGGTGCTAAAAACAAAGTTGTTGCAAGGAGAATTATGCGGGCGATTATTCCGGTTGCGGGTTTCGGCAGCAGATTAAAACCTCACACGTATTCAATACCCAAAGTGTTACTGAACGTGGGAGGCAAGCCGATAATAGGTCACATAATTGACAAGATATTAAGCGAGAATATTACCAAAGCCACGTTTGTTATAGGCCATCTGGGGGAGATGATTAAAGATTATGTTACGGATAACTACCCGGAACTGCAGGCCGACTTTGTTGAGCAGAAAGAGATGCTGGGTTTAGGCCATGCAATTCACATGGCTGTTCCTACTTTCGATGAAAAAGAGATATTTATAATCCTGGGCGATACCATTTTTGACGTCGACCTGAAGGATGTCTTAAGGAACAAACAGACCGCTCTTGGCGTTAAGACTGTGGAAGACCCGGGCCGTTTCGGCGTTGCAGTATGTGAAAATGGAAAGATCGTAAGGCTTGTTGAAAAGCCGAAGACACTCGTTTCTAAGCTTGCTCTTGTGGGGCTTTATTATATCTCTGACGCTGAAAAGCTGGTTAATTCATTAAATGAGCTGATTAGGCGCGATATAAGAACCAAAGGAGAGCTCCAGCTTACTGACGCTCTTCAGATAATGATAGAGTCGGGCGAGAATATTACTACTTTTCCTGTTGAAGGATGGTACGACTGCGGAAAACCGGAGACGCTGCTTTCTACAAACCAGTTCATTCTGGAAAGGGATGCAGTCAGACACGATATTAAGTCTGTTGTTATAAACGAGCCGGTCTTTATTGCCCCGGGAGCCGTGGTTAAAAACTGCGTTATCGGCCCGTATGCAACTATTTCAGAAGGATGCACTATTGTAGACAGCATAATTAAAAACTCCATTGTGGGTTCCGGCGCTACAGTAAAATGTGCAATACTCGATCACTCGCTTATAGGCAATTCAACTCAGGTAAAAGGAAATTTTAAGAGACTGAATGCCGGGGATTCTTCAGAAATAGAATTCTTCTAATAAAAACAGGGCCTCTTTGGAATGAGGCAAAATAAAATTTATTAACAGTTACTTTCAATCATAAACAAAGGTAGAAGAAAATGTCATATTTTTTCACATCTGAATCCGTATCAGAAGGGCATCCGGATAAAGTAGCCGATGCTATTTCGGACGGAGTATTAGATGCCATTTACAAAACTGATCCAAATGCAAGAGTAGCCTGCGAGACTTTCGTTACAACGGGACTTGTCTTAGTAGGCGGCGAGATAACAACTAAAGCCTATGTAGATATACAGGACGTGGTAAGGAAAACTGTTGAGAAGATAGGCTACACAAGTGCAGACTATAAGTTTGACAGTGAATCCTGTTCAGTCCTTAACGCCATACACTCACAGTCACCCGACATCGCAATGGGTGTCGATAAAGGTGGAGCAGGCGACCAGGGCATTATGTTCGGCTATGCATGCGACCAGACTGAGGAACTTATGCCTATGCCGATTGTTTATGCTCATAAGCTCGTTTTGAAGCTTGCCGAGATCAGAAAGAAGAATAACGGGCTTATGCCATACCTGAGGCCTGATGCCAAAAGCCAGGTTACAATTGAATATGACGACAACAACAACCCCTTAAGAGTGGATGCTGTTGTAATCTCTACCCAGCACGACGGCGACGTCTCACAGAAGACAATCAAAGAAGACGTCATTGAAGAGGTAATAAAGAAAGTAATCCCTGCAAAGTTCCTGGACAATAAGACAAAGTACTTTGTTAATCCTACAGGACGCTTTGAAATTGGCGGCCCCCACGGAGACTCAGGCCTTACAGGACGCAAGATCATTGTTGACACATATGGCGGCTGGGCACCTCACGGCGGCGGCGCATTCAGTGGAAAAGACCCCTCGAAGGTTGATAGAAGCGCAACCTATGCAGCCCGCCACATTGCAAAGAACGTTGTGGCTTCAGGGCTTGCCAAAGAGTGCCTGGTCCAGGTGGCTTACGCAATAGGCGTAGCCAAACCGGTTTCAATACTCATTGAGACAAACGGCACGGGTGTCATTTCTGACAAGGAGATTTCAAAGATAATAATGAAGGAAGTTGACCTTACTCCTAAGGGTATCATTGAACGCCTGAAACTCCGCAGACCCATTTATCAGAAGACCAGCGCTTACGGTCACTTTGGTAGGAATGACAAGGACTTCACATGGGAGAAGCTGGACTTAGTACCCGTATTCAAGAAATACGTTCCCAAGGCAGTAAAGGTGAAAGCTCCTGCAGTTAAGGCCTCAGCAGTAAAAGCTGCAGCCGAGAAGACTCCTGAAGTCAAGTCTGTTAAGGCTCCGGTAAAGGCTAAGGCTCCGGTAAAGGCTAAGGCTCCGGTAAAGGCTAAGGCTCCAGCTAAGGCTAAGGCAGCTAAAAAGAAGTAATAGTCTTAAAGAAGTAAATATCTACTAAAAAAATAAAGAAATAAAGGTGTGAAATGGACGAAGTAGTAGAAAAAGATTACGTAAAATACAAGGTGAAGGATATCACTCTTGCCGAATGGGGAAGAAAAGAAATCCTCTTAGCTGAGGCCGAGATGCCGGGCCTTATGGCCTTAAGGCGTGAATACGGCCCGAGTAAACCCCTGAAGGGTGCAAGAATAGCCGGATGCCTGCACATGACAATCCAGACGGCGGTCTTAATTGAGACACTGGTTGAACTTGGAGCCGAGGTCACATGGTCATCGTGCAACATCTTCTCCACACAGGACCATGCGGCAGCAGCCATAGCCAAGGCCGGTATACCGGTCTATGCATGGAAAGGGGAGACCTCGGAGGAGTTTGACTGGTGCATAGAGCAGACACTCTTCTTTGGTGAGGACAGAAAACCCTTGAACATGATCTTAGATGACGGTGGCGACCTTACAAATATGGTCTTGGACAAGTACCCGGAGCTCGTTAAAGGTATTAAGGGCCTGTCTGAAGAAACCACAACAGGTGTCCACAGACTCTATGACAGAGTTGAAAAAGGAACGCTTCCAATTCCTGCAATCAATGTCAATGATTCAGTAACAAAGAGCAAGTTCGACAACAAGTACGGATGCCGTGAAAGCCTGGTTGATGCCATCAGGCGTGCAACAGACCTCATGATGGCAGGAAAAGTTGCCGTTGTGGCGGGCTATGGTGACGTTGGTAAGGGATCGGCTCAGAGTCTTAGGAGTGCAGGAGTTCGCGTAATTGTAACTGAAATAGACCCCATATGCGCCCTTCAGGCTGCAATGGACGGCTATGAGGTTAAGAAGATGATGAACGCCATTCCGAGGGCAAACATTGTTGTTACATGCACGGGTAATAAGTCAATCGTAAGGGAAGAGCACTTCCGCTTAATGAAAGATAAGACCGTGGTCTGCAACATTGGTCACTTTGACACAGAGATCGATATGGCATGGTTAAATAAGAACTACGGACAGACAAAAGACACCATAAAGCCTCAGGTGGATAAGTACACAATTGACGGCAAGGAAATTATTGTTCTGGCTGAAGGACGTCTTGTAAACCTTGGATGCGCTACAGGCCACCCATCGTTTGTAATGAGCAACTCTTTTACCAATCAGTGCCTGGCACAGATCGAGCTCTGGATGAATTCAGAGAAGTACGAAAACAGGGTCTACATGCTTCCAAAGCATTTGGATGAGAAAGTGGCACGTCTGCACCTGGATCAGATCGGTGTCGAGCTTGATACCTTAAATCAGGATCAGGCCGACTACATCGGTGTCAAGGTTGAAGGCCCTTATAAGCCTGAGTATTACAGGTACTAAGATAGAGCAGCATTTCACACA is a window of Ignavibacteria bacterium DNA encoding:
- a CDS encoding adenosylhomocysteinase, whose translation is MDEVVEKDYVKYKVKDITLAEWGRKEILLAEAEMPGLMALRREYGPSKPLKGARIAGCLHMTIQTAVLIETLVELGAEVTWSSCNIFSTQDHAAAAIAKAGIPVYAWKGETSEEFDWCIEQTLFFGEDRKPLNMILDDGGDLTNMVLDKYPELVKGIKGLSEETTTGVHRLYDRVEKGTLPIPAINVNDSVTKSKFDNKYGCRESLVDAIRRATDLMMAGKVAVVAGYGDVGKGSAQSLRSAGVRVIVTEIDPICALQAAMDGYEVKKMMNAIPRANIVVTCTGNKSIVREEHFRLMKDKTVVCNIGHFDTEIDMAWLNKNYGQTKDTIKPQVDKYTIDGKEIIVLAEGRLVNLGCATGHPSFVMSNSFTNQCLAQIELWMNSEKYENRVYMLPKHLDEKVARLHLDQIGVELDTLNQDQADYIGVKVEGPYKPEYYRY
- a CDS encoding NUDIX hydrolase — its product is MKNFKVIKSETLFRGKVFDLQVDQIEYNSGNPGVREIAIHPGGAVVVPIKNDGKIVFVKQFRYPLQKVLLELPAGKLEVGEDPMKCAVRELEEETGYKAEEITKLGAIYTTPGFCTEVLHIYLAKGLTPGNHNREEGEHGMEVLELTKEEIEDKIKNGELVDAKSLSGILMAKVN
- a CDS encoding DUF1232 domain-containing protein, with amino-acid sequence MSDYRPDLDELERPYTSEEEYRKGEEFVSEELWTKLEKVGKRISFTRDIKALFRYMRDPYVSWHRKAIVVGALIYFISPIDAIPDLAPLIGYLDDLGVITAVLKFLGSELIPYYERRFV
- the glnD gene encoding [protein-PII] uridylyltransferase — its product is MINPAEIKQEFIKSRDKLFRNPQLQKDAFRFCVAYSLLVEEHIFMIAGQEKSDFALASAGSFSRRELSPYSDIDIMFIAEKIEDNENQIRDFVRLLWDCGIEVSHTTRDFYDIEKFLNKDLHTFTQFFETRFLLGNEKVYQKWNGQIFSSIESQDMPEILFEFFRDIESRYSKYGKSAKTLEPNLKMSAGALRDLHAVEWMYSLKNRVLLTEQSEITQAESFIHRLREEKITSANECKSVLESYRFILNVRNMLHLISKTRNDRLEFRAQTKIAKILNYKGDSSVQNFMRNYFQAANTVNRFSKTMIRRYEEEIAYPLSNFLAVELDEDFTLKGSTLSIKDSRSLSHSDILRAFYYRGLYSARFDESLRSLVIQSIEHIGQTENSSGSEARSSVFFREILRLPKNVGETLINMNELGALQLILPEFGDLIGFFQAGVYHNYTADEHTLIAISNVESLFGQESELGRIYTSLKEKEILYLAILLHDIAKPVSVSGHEIIGAEIASSVMYRLGYDEKEAEQVSFLVENHLVMEQIAFRRNLNDPVTLNNFTAKFSSLMDLDLLYLITYADLSAVNPVVWTEWKSDLLAELYRKAKAMLVEQLTGEELLFSSTISFPQAEADPTMQKHIESIDDIGYIQHFSEEEILSHLKEISKGLSLSVFFKQVNVFTNITIIAKDSPSLLSRLCGVLSINDLNIHDARIFTRKDGIVIDSFNVTDFRTHKLVEAERYEKIESDLKAVIEGSFQLVQEFKRMKSKWWRIENKFFKRSGKVKIAFEEHDKFTIIDVFSPDRLGLLYQITRKLSELGLSIYFAKISTKADDVVDSFYLLDRNGKKVSQNDYEFIKAELTSAIEQML
- a CDS encoding S9 family peptidase translates to MKKFLFAAAMFLTAASVIYPQQKHALTVDDLWAMKRVTSPVISADGKTIAFVLTSYSMDENKGNADIWIVNSDGSNLRVLKNSDKNETEPRFLPDGKGIVYSVGGQLHECSLDGSGDKELTDIYSAAGGEVISNDGSKIAFVSSVYPECTTQECNKQKDEEKDKSKVKASIFTELMYRHWDNWRGDKRSHLFLMDKDKKEYTDLTLNSKADVPPIALGGSNDYSFSPDGQEIAFTMNEAETLAVSTNNDIFIVKLKDANKDGKTPYTKISISRGNDNSPVYSPDGKYIAYCSMERAGFEADRQRLMLYDRKTGSTKDLTKGFDRSVGDITWSPDSKAIYFDCANEVYNSIYRLDVATGKIDILLKDHINNLFGISPDGKTVYFSQMRTNLPTEIFSMNSDGSSVKQLTSSNTELLSRLEMNPIETFWSKGAAGAKVQSILVKPPFFDPNKKYPLMFLIHGGPQGHWEDDFHYRWNLQMFAAQGYVVVAPNPRGSTGYGQKFTDEISGDWGGKPYVDLMNAYDYVISKYNFIDRKNTFAAGASYGGYMINWIEGHTDRFNALVCHDGVFNLESMYGTTEELWFPEWENKGKPWTNRPLYRKFSPHEYVENFKTPMLIVQGGMDFRVPEEQAFQNFTSLQRKGVESKFLYFPEETHFVVRPQNARLWWNTVFDWFNKHYKRQGI
- a CDS encoding glutamate racemase, which produces MEKEKPIGVFDSGIGGLTVVKRISSILPTENIVYFGDTARVPYGSKSNATVVDYSLQDAGFLMSKNVKVIVVACNTASSVALDELRKYFNVPVIGMIEPGASFALKNTVSGKIGVIGTNTTINNQAYSKAIHRLNPEVEVFEKACPLFVPLAEEGWIEHKATYLIAEEYLKELKEAGIDTLVLGCTHYPILYKVIQEVMGPDVKLIDSGIAAAAVVKSELERIGFCTNSYSNGLQDFYVSDIPQKFKEIAELFMGRELQYIKRIDPESLAMVKPELK
- a CDS encoding methionine adenosyltransferase, encoding MSYFFTSESVSEGHPDKVADAISDGVLDAIYKTDPNARVACETFVTTGLVLVGGEITTKAYVDIQDVVRKTVEKIGYTSADYKFDSESCSVLNAIHSQSPDIAMGVDKGGAGDQGIMFGYACDQTEELMPMPIVYAHKLVLKLAEIRKKNNGLMPYLRPDAKSQVTIEYDDNNNPLRVDAVVISTQHDGDVSQKTIKEDVIEEVIKKVIPAKFLDNKTKYFVNPTGRFEIGGPHGDSGLTGRKIIVDTYGGWAPHGGGAFSGKDPSKVDRSATYAARHIAKNVVASGLAKECLVQVAYAIGVAKPVSILIETNGTGVISDKEISKIIMKEVDLTPKGIIERLKLRRPIYQKTSAYGHFGRNDKDFTWEKLDLVPVFKKYVPKAVKVKAPAVKASAVKAAAEKTPEVKSVKAPVKAKAPVKAKAPVKAKAPAKAKAAKKK
- a CDS encoding NTP transferase domain-containing protein; the protein is MRAIIPVAGFGSRLKPHTYSIPKVLLNVGGKPIIGHIIDKILSENITKATFVIGHLGEMIKDYVTDNYPELQADFVEQKEMLGLGHAIHMAVPTFDEKEIFIILGDTIFDVDLKDVLRNKQTALGVKTVEDPGRFGVAVCENGKIVRLVEKPKTLVSKLALVGLYYISDAEKLVNSLNELIRRDIRTKGELQLTDALQIMIESGENITTFPVEGWYDCGKPETLLSTNQFILERDAVRHDIKSVVINEPVFIAPGAVVKNCVIGPYATISEGCTIVDSIIKNSIVGSGATVKCAILDHSLIGNSTQVKGNFKRLNAGDSSEIEFF